Sequence from the Klebsiella quasivariicola genome:
CTGAAATCCAGAACTTCTGTCTCCACGGGACTGTGGGCTCCGGTAAATCTGAAGTGATACGGCGTCTGCTGAACTACGTCCGCGCCCGGGGCGATATGGCCATCATCTACGACCGGTCCTGTGAGTTCGTCAAAAGCTATTACGACCCGTCGCTCGATAAAATCCTCAACCCGCTAGACTCGCGCTGTGCCGCCTGGGATTTGTGGAAAGAGTGCCTGACGCTGCCGGACTTCGACAACATCTCCAACACCCTTATCCCGATGGGGACCAAAGAAGACCCGTTCTGGCAGGGATCAGGGCGCACCATCTTTGCTGAAGGCGCGTACCTGATGCGTGAAGACAAGGATCGCAGCTACGAGAAGCTGGTCGACACCATGCTGTCCATCAAAATTGACAAACTGCGCGCCTATCTGCAAAACACCCCGGCCGCAAACCTGGTGGAAGAGAAGATTGAGAAAACCGCCATCAGTATCCGTGCGGTGCTGACCAACTACGTCAAGGCCATCCGCTACCTGCAGGGCATTGAGAAGAACGGCGAGCCGTTCACTATCCGCGACTGGATGCGCGGTGTGCGTGAAGACCAGCCCAACGGCTGGCTGTTCATCTCCTCCAACGCAGACACCCATGCTTCCCTGAAGCCGGTTATCTCGATGTGGCTGTCGATTGCCATCCGCGGCCTGCTGGCGATGGGGGAGAACCGCAACCGGCGCGTGTGGATTTTCGCTGACGAGCTTCCCACGCTGCACAAACTGCCGGACCTGGTCGAAATCCTCCCGGAAGCCCGTAAGTTCGGGGGCTGTTATGTCTTTGGTATTCAGTCGTATGCCCAGCTGGAAGATATCTACGGCGTGAAACCCGCCGCCACGCTCTTTGATGTCATGAACACCCGGGCATTCTTCCGCTCCCCGAGTAAAGAGATTGCGGAGTTTGCCGCCGGCGAAATCGGTGAGAAAGAAATCCTCAAGGCCAGCGAGCAGTACTCCTACGGTGCAGACCCGGTGCGTGACGGGGTGTCGACCGGGAAGGAGAAAGAGCGGGAAACGCTGGTCAGCTACTCGGATATTCAGACGCTGCCTGACCTGTCCTGCTATGTCACGCTGCCCGGGCCGTATCCGGCCGTGAAACTGGCCCTCAAATACAAACCGCGTCCGAAAATTGCCGAGGGATTTATTCCTCGCTCTCTCGATGCGCGGGTGGATGCGCGGCTCAGTGCGCTGCTTGAAGCGCGGGAAGCTGAAGGCAGTCTTGCCAGGGCGCTTTTCACGCCGGATGCGCCGGAACCGGGGCCAGCGGATACAGACAGTCATGCCGGTGAACAACCTGAGCCAGCAGAAGTGACAGTATCTCCGGCACCGGTAAAAGCGACGCAGACAACGAAGATGCCGGCAGAGGAACCTTCCGTCAGAGCAACGGAGCCTCCCGTCCTGCGGGTCACGACCGTACCGTTGATTAAACCGAAAGCGGCCGGGACTGCCGCAACAGCATCCTCTGCCGGTACCCCTGTTGCACCTGCTGGCGGGACAGAACAGGAACTGGTGCAGCACTCAACAGAACAGGGACGGGATATGCTGCCTGCCGGCATGAACGAGGACGGTGTAATCGAAGACATGCAGGCGTATGACGCCTGGCTGGCAGATGAGCAGACGCTGCGCGATATGCAGCGGCGTGAAGAGGTCAACATCAACCACAGCCACCGCCACGATGAGCAGGATGATGTCGAGATTGGGGGGAACTTCTGATGCTTAGTTTCAGCCAGGTTAAATCAGCTGGCAGTGCCGGTAATTACTATACGGACAAGGATAATTACTACGTTATCGGGAGTATGGACGAGCGCTGGCAGGGTAAAGGCGCGGAAGCGCTTGGTCTTGAAGGAAAGGTAGACAAGCAGGTCTTCACGGAGCTTCTGCAGGGAAAACTACCTGATGGCAGCGACCTGACCCGGATACAGGATGGCGTGAATAAGCACCGGCCCGGTTACGACCTGACCTTCTCGGCACCGAAAAGTGTATCGATGCTGGCTATGCTGGGCGGCGATAAGCGTCTTATCGATGCTCATAATCGCGCGGTGACAGTAGCTCTTAACCAGGTGGAGTCCCTTGCCTCCACACGGGTAAAGAGAGATGGCGTTTCTGAAACGGTCCTGACCGGGAATCTGATTATTGCCCGCTTTAACCACGATACATCGCGCGCTCAGGACCCACAGATACACACGCACAGCGTGGTTATCAATGCGACACAGAACGGCGATAAATGGCAGACGCTGGCCAGCGATACCGTCGGTAAAACCGGGTTTTCCGAAAACATACTGGCCAACCGCATCGCTTTGGGAAAGATATACCAGAACTCTCTCAGGGCCGATGTTGAGTCTATGGGTTACAAGACAGTGGATGCGGGTAAGAATGGCATGTGGGAGATGGAGGGCGTGCCGGTTGAGTCGTTTTCCACGCGCAGTCAGGAGCTCCGGGAGGCTGCAGGACCCGATGCCTCCCTGAAGTCCCGGGATGTGGCCGCGCTCGATACCCGCAAGTCGAAAGAAGCCATCGATCCGGCAGAGAAGATGGTGGAGTGGATGAACACGCTGAAGGAGACCGGGTTTGACATCCGGGGGTACCGTGAGGCCGCCGATGCGCGAGCCGCAGAGCTGGCACGTGCACCTGCCGCGCCGGTGAACACTGACGGTCCGGATATCACGGATGTGGTGACGAAAGCGATTGCCGGTCTCAGCGACCGCAAGGTGCAGTTCACGTATGCCGACCTGCTGGCACGCACGGTCGGCCAGCTGGAGGCGAAGGACGGTGTGTTTGAGCTGGCGAGAAAGGGCATCGATGCCGCCATTGAACGGGAGCAGCTTATCCCTCTCGATCGCGAGAAAGGCCTGTTCACCTCAAACATCCACGTTCTCGATGAACTCGCCGTCAAAGCCCTGAGTCAGGAGGTGCAGCGCCAGAATCATGTCTCCGTCACGCCCGATGCGTCTGTGGTGCGCCAGGTCCCTTTCAGCGATGCCGTCAGCGTGCTGGCGCAGGATCGCCCGGTCATGGGTATCGTTTCCGGTCAGGGCGGTGCAGCCGGCCAGCGGGAGCGGGTGGCCGAGTTAACCCTGATGGCCCGGGAGCAGGGGCGTGACGTCCATATCCTGGCGGCCGATAACCGCTCACGTGATTTTCTCGCCGGGGATGTGCGTCTGGCCGGGGAAACGGTGACCGGTAAATCCGCTCTGCAGGACGGGACGGCGTTTATTCCGGGCGGAACACTCATCGTGGATCAGGCGGAGAAGCTGAGCCTGAAGGAAACGATTTCCCTGCTCGATGGCGCGATGCGCCATAACGTGCAGGTCCTGCTCTCCGACAGCGGGAAGCGCAGCGGGACCGGCAGCGCGCTGACCGTACTGAAGGACAGCGGCGTGAATACGTATCGCTGGCAGGGTGGCCATCAGACCACAGCCGACATCATCAGTGAACCGGATAAAGGCGCACGCTACAGCCGGCTGGCACAGGAGTTTGCCGTCAGCGTGCGTGAAGGGCTGGAAAGCGTGGCGCAAATCAGCGGGACGCGTGAACAGAGCGTACTCAACGGCCTTATCCGTGACTCCCTCAGAAATGAGGGAGTGCTGGGTGAGAAAGACACGACCATTACAGCCCTGACGCCGGTATGGCTGGACAGCAAAAGCCGGGGCGTGCGGGATTATTACCGGGAGGGGATGGTGATGGAAAGCTGGGATCCGGAGACCCGGACGCACGATCGCTTTGTCATTGACCGGGTGACCGCGAGCAGCAATATGCTGACCCTGAAAGACCGGGAAGGGGGCCGTCTGGATCTGAAGGTTTCCGCGGTCGACAGCCAGTGGACGCTGTTCCGGGCAGATACACTGCCGGTGGCCGAGGGGGAACGTCTGGCGGTGCTCGGGAAGATACCGGACACACGCCTGAAGGGCGGGGAAAGCATCACGGTGATGAAAGTGGAGGACGGGCAACTGACGGTACAGCGTCCGGGGCAGAAAACCACGCAGACCCTGGCCGTGGGCGCGGGCGTGTTTGACGGTATTAAAATCGGCCACGGCTGGGTGGAAAGTCCCGGCAGGTCGGTTAGCGAGACGGCAACGGTCTTTGCGTCGGTGACGCAGCGTGAGCTGGATAACGCCACCCTCAACCAGCTGGCGCAGAGCGGAAGTCATCTCCGTCTGTACTCAGCGCAGGATGCGGCTCGCACGACGGAGAAGCTGTCGCGGCATACCGCCTTCAGCGTGGTCTCAGAGCAGCTGAAGACCCGATCCGGCGAGACGGACCTGGATGCGGCCATTGCGCAGCAGAAGGCCGGACTGCGTACCCCGGCAGAACAGGCCATTCACCTAGCCATCCCGCTGCTTGAAAGTGAGAAACTGACCTTCTCCCGGCCCCAGCTGCTGGCGACGGCGCTGGAAACCGGGGGCGGGAAGGTTCCGATGGCGGACATCGACACGACCATTCAGGCACAAATCAGGTCGGGGCAGTTGCTGAATGTACCGGTGGCGCACGGCTACGGCAATGACCTGCTGATTTCCCGTCAGACCTGGGACGCAGAAAAAAGCATCCTGACCCACGTGCTGGAAGGTAAAGACGCGGTGGCCCCCCTGATGGACCGTGTGCCGGCCAGTCTGATGACGGACCTGACCGCCGGACAGCGGGCGGCGACCCGGATGATTCTGGAAAGCACGGATCGGTTCACGGTGGTTCAGGGGTATGCCGGGGTGGGGAAAACCACCCAGTTCCGGGCCGTCATGAGTGCCATCAGTCTGCTGCCGGAAGAGACCCGTCCGCGCGTCATCGGTCTGGCGCCGACGCATCGCGCGGTCGGGGAAATGCAGAGTGCCGGCGTGGATGCGCGCACGACGGCGTCGTTCCTCCACGACACGCAGTTGCTGCAGCGCAATGGCCAGACACCCGATTTCAGCAACACCCTGTTCCTGCTCGACGAGAGCTCAATGGTGGGGCTGGCCGATATGGCAAAAGCCCACTCCCTCATCGTCGCTGGCGGTGGACGGGCGGTGTCCAGTGGGGATAACGACCAGCTGCAGCCCATCGCGCCGGGCCAGCCGTTCAGGCTGATGCAGCAGCGCAGCGCCGCCGACATTGCCATCATGAAAGAGATTGTGCGCCAGGTGCCTGAGCTGCGACCGGCGGTCTACAGCCTGATTGAGCGGGATGTGCACCGCGCCCTGACCACCATTGAGCAGGTCACGCCGGAGCAGGTGCCGAGAAAAGAAGGCGCCTGGGCGCCGGGCAGTTCTGTGGTGGAATTCACGCCGGCGCAGGAAAAGGCGATACAAAAGGCGCTGAGCGAGGGGAAAACCCTGCCGGCAGGTCAGCCCGCGACGCTCTACGAGGCGCTGGTGAAGGACTATACCGGACGGACCCCGGAGGCACAGTCGCAGACGCTGGTGATCACCCACCTGAACAAGGACAGGCGGG
This genomic interval carries:
- the traD gene encoding type IV conjugative transfer system coupling protein TraD, whose protein sequence is MSFNAKDMTQGGQIANMRFRMFGQIANIIFYVLFILFWVLCGLMLMYRLSWQTFVNGCVYWWCTTLGPMRDIIRSQPVYTIQYYGQSLEYTSEQILADKYTIWCGEQLWTSFIFAAVVSLVICIVTFFVASWVLGRQGKQQSEDENTGGRQLSDKPKEVARQMKRDGMASDIKIGDLPILLNSEIQNFCLHGTVGSGKSEVIRRLLNYVRARGDMAIIYDRSCEFVKSYYDPSLDKILNPLDSRCAAWDLWKECLTLPDFDNISNTLIPMGTKEDPFWQGSGRTIFAEGAYLMREDKDRSYEKLVDTMLSIKIDKLRAYLQNTPAANLVEEKIEKTAISIRAVLTNYVKAIRYLQGIEKNGEPFTIRDWMRGVREDQPNGWLFISSNADTHASLKPVISMWLSIAIRGLLAMGENRNRRVWIFADELPTLHKLPDLVEILPEARKFGGCYVFGIQSYAQLEDIYGVKPAATLFDVMNTRAFFRSPSKEIAEFAAGEIGEKEILKASEQYSYGADPVRDGVSTGKEKERETLVSYSDIQTLPDLSCYVTLPGPYPAVKLALKYKPRPKIAEGFIPRSLDARVDARLSALLEAREAEGSLARALFTPDAPEPGPADTDSHAGEQPEPAEVTVSPAPVKATQTTKMPAEEPSVRATEPPVLRVTTVPLIKPKAAGTAATASSAGTPVAPAGGTEQELVQHSTEQGRDMLPAGMNEDGVIEDMQAYDAWLADEQTLRDMQRREEVNINHSHRHDEQDDVEIGGNF
- the traI gene encoding conjugative transfer relaxase/helicase TraI; protein product: MLSFSQVKSAGSAGNYYTDKDNYYVIGSMDERWQGKGAEALGLEGKVDKQVFTELLQGKLPDGSDLTRIQDGVNKHRPGYDLTFSAPKSVSMLAMLGGDKRLIDAHNRAVTVALNQVESLASTRVKRDGVSETVLTGNLIIARFNHDTSRAQDPQIHTHSVVINATQNGDKWQTLASDTVGKTGFSENILANRIALGKIYQNSLRADVESMGYKTVDAGKNGMWEMEGVPVESFSTRSQELREAAGPDASLKSRDVAALDTRKSKEAIDPAEKMVEWMNTLKETGFDIRGYREAADARAAELARAPAAPVNTDGPDITDVVTKAIAGLSDRKVQFTYADLLARTVGQLEAKDGVFELARKGIDAAIEREQLIPLDREKGLFTSNIHVLDELAVKALSQEVQRQNHVSVTPDASVVRQVPFSDAVSVLAQDRPVMGIVSGQGGAAGQRERVAELTLMAREQGRDVHILAADNRSRDFLAGDVRLAGETVTGKSALQDGTAFIPGGTLIVDQAEKLSLKETISLLDGAMRHNVQVLLSDSGKRSGTGSALTVLKDSGVNTYRWQGGHQTTADIISEPDKGARYSRLAQEFAVSVREGLESVAQISGTREQSVLNGLIRDSLRNEGVLGEKDTTITALTPVWLDSKSRGVRDYYREGMVMESWDPETRTHDRFVIDRVTASSNMLTLKDREGGRLDLKVSAVDSQWTLFRADTLPVAEGERLAVLGKIPDTRLKGGESITVMKVEDGQLTVQRPGQKTTQTLAVGAGVFDGIKIGHGWVESPGRSVSETATVFASVTQRELDNATLNQLAQSGSHLRLYSAQDAARTTEKLSRHTAFSVVSEQLKTRSGETDLDAAIAQQKAGLRTPAEQAIHLAIPLLESEKLTFSRPQLLATALETGGGKVPMADIDTTIQAQIRSGQLLNVPVAHGYGNDLLISRQTWDAEKSILTHVLEGKDAVAPLMDRVPASLMTDLTAGQRAATRMILESTDRFTVVQGYAGVGKTTQFRAVMSAISLLPEETRPRVIGLAPTHRAVGEMQSAGVDARTTASFLHDTQLLQRNGQTPDFSNTLFLLDESSMVGLADMAKAHSLIVAGGGRAVSSGDNDQLQPIAPGQPFRLMQQRSAADIAIMKEIVRQVPELRPAVYSLIERDVHRALTTIEQVTPEQVPRKEGAWAPGSSVVEFTPAQEKAIQKALSEGKTLPAGQPATLYEALVKDYTGRTPEAQSQTLVITHLNKDRRALNSLIHGARRENGETGKEEITLPVLVTSNIRDGELRKLSTWTAHKEAVALVDNVYHRISKVDKDNQMITLTDSEGKERYISPREASAEGVTLYRQEKITVSQGDRMRFSKSDLERGYVANSIWEVQSVAGDSVTLSDGKTTRTLTPKADQAQQHIDLAYAITAHGAQGASEPYAIALEGVAGGREQMASFESAYVALSRMKQHVQVYTDSREGWIKAIKHSPEKATAHDILEPRNDRAVKSADLLFGRARLLDETAAGRAALQQSGLAQGNSPGKFISPGKKYPQPHVALPAFDKNGKAAGIWLSPLTDRDGRLEAIGGEGRIMGNDAARFVALQNSRNGESLLAGNMGEGVRMARDNPDTGVVVRLAGDDRPWNPGAMTGGRVWAEPAPVAPVPQAGADIILPPEVLAQRAAEEQQRREMEKQAEQTAREVAGEARKAGEPVDRVKEVIGDVIRGLERDRPGPEKTTLPDDPQFRRQEAAIQQVASESLQRERLQAVERDMVRDLNREKTLGGD